The following coding sequences lie in one Candidatus Nitrospira allomarina genomic window:
- the phoU gene encoding phosphate signaling complex protein PhoU codes for MKRHFDDSLADLRQRILRMGALVEGQIRQALTALVDRDDVVANQVIQNDRQVNTMDVVIDELCLELLALHQPAAKDLRFVTTAMKISTELERMSDLAENICERAIELHAEPQLKPYIDIPLMAERAIKMVGEALDAFVRGDSVLARQVLNEDDYVDELNEQIFRELLSFMMENPQTISRAIRLSFISKYIERIADHATNVAELVVYMVEGKIIRHMNPT; via the coding sequence ATGAAACGACATTTTGATGATTCGTTAGCGGATCTCAGACAGAGAATTTTGCGCATGGGAGCGCTCGTTGAGGGCCAAATTCGTCAAGCCCTTACCGCACTTGTGGACCGTGATGATGTCGTGGCCAATCAGGTCATTCAGAATGATCGTCAGGTGAATACGATGGATGTGGTCATCGACGAACTTTGCCTCGAATTGTTGGCGCTCCACCAACCTGCGGCGAAGGACCTTCGGTTTGTCACGACCGCCATGAAAATTTCCACAGAATTAGAGCGTATGAGCGACTTGGCCGAAAATATCTGTGAGCGTGCCATCGAACTGCATGCCGAACCTCAATTGAAGCCGTACATCGATATTCCGCTCATGGCTGAGCGTGCCATTAAAATGGTGGGAGAAGCCCTTGATGCGTTTGTGCGAGGGGATTCGGTACTTGCCAGACAGGTCCTCAACGAGGATGACTATGTGGATGAACTGAATGAACAAATATTTCGCGAACTATTGTCTTTTATGATGGAAAATCCCCAAACAATTTCGCGTGCCATCCGGTTATCATTTATCTCCAAATACATTGAGCGGATCGCCGATCATGCGACAAATGTGGCGGAACTGGTTGTGTATATGGTTGAAGGGAAAATTATCCGTCATATGAATCCAACCTGA
- a CDS encoding sugar phosphate nucleotidyltransferase — MQKWIDTRGGSSPYSQGQVTPLRLQGPGSLWSLVLAGGHGERLREYTEQRFGAYRPKQYCAFMGKRSMIQHTWRRAKALCLPHQVVTVMDQSHWGYVRTQLIQESLGRVVWQPDNRGTGPGVFLPLSYIRTHDPHATVVLWPSDHFIFPVEPMIQVVHDAVAFVQEHPHRMVLLTVPPQSRDQDYGWVIPGARVSHPGGVQVREVRRFVEKPDGSQLEDIALSGGQWNTLVLIANVQTLWEAGRQCIPEVVMPLEDHAGGIGTSSEHQRLLHLYRTMPTRNFSSDLLSLIPQQLHMMDLTEVYWSDWGRPERIQETIACMRRRELCGVANEAVGRVWTKSRQNETVQEECTVVMG, encoded by the coding sequence ATGCAAAAATGGATTGACACCCGCGGAGGTTCCTCACCGTATTCCCAAGGTCAGGTTACTCCGTTACGTTTACAGGGCCCTGGTTCGCTGTGGTCCTTGGTCCTGGCAGGTGGACATGGGGAACGCCTTCGGGAATATACCGAACAGCGTTTCGGTGCCTATCGACCAAAGCAATATTGTGCGTTTATGGGAAAACGTTCGATGATTCAACATACCTGGAGGCGGGCGAAAGCCCTTTGTCTTCCTCATCAGGTTGTAACGGTGATGGACCAATCACACTGGGGTTATGTACGGACACAATTGATCCAGGAATCCCTTGGACGGGTGGTCTGGCAACCTGATAACCGAGGAACCGGACCCGGTGTGTTTCTGCCCCTCTCCTATATTCGAACGCATGATCCTCATGCCACGGTGGTTCTATGGCCTTCTGATCATTTCATTTTCCCCGTTGAGCCGATGATTCAAGTGGTTCATGATGCGGTGGCCTTTGTCCAGGAGCACCCGCACCGTATGGTGCTGTTGACTGTTCCTCCTCAATCGCGAGACCAGGACTATGGGTGGGTGATTCCAGGTGCTCGTGTCTCGCATCCGGGAGGGGTTCAGGTCAGGGAAGTGCGAAGATTTGTGGAAAAACCAGATGGATCCCAGCTAGAGGACATTGCCTTGAGTGGAGGGCAATGGAATACGTTGGTGTTGATTGCCAACGTTCAAACTTTATGGGAAGCTGGACGTCAGTGTATTCCGGAGGTTGTGATGCCTCTTGAAGACCATGCGGGTGGGATTGGGACCTCAAGCGAACATCAACGTTTACTGCATCTCTATCGAACGATGCCCACGAGAAATTTCTCGAGCGATCTCTTATCGCTGATTCCTCAGCAATTACATATGATGGATTTGACCGAGGTCTATTGGAGTGATTGGGGAAGGCCAGAGCGCATTCAGGAAACTATCGCGTGTATGAGGCGCCGTGAACTCTGTGGAGTTGCTAATGAGGCGGTTGGCCGGGTTTGGACGAAGTCCCGTCAAAACGAGACGGTTCAGGAGGAATGCACCGTTGTTATGGGCTAG
- the pstB gene encoding phosphate ABC transporter ATP-binding protein PstB — translation MKKAFVESDTAQHSPTVVPAKIVIQDMNFYYGTVQALKCVNMTIPANKVTAFIGPSGCGKSTLLRCLNRLNDLVDGARVEGTILLDEENIYRPEVDATDLRTRVGMVFQKINPFPKTVWQNVAYGPQLQKIRKRAILDGIVETSLQGAGLWDEVKDRLHASALGLSGGQQQRLCIARALAVNPEVLLMDEPCSALDPISTGRIEELLHTLKERLTVVIVTHNMQQAARVSDLTGFFLLGELIEFDDTKKIFTNPGDSRTEDYVTGRFG, via the coding sequence ATGAAGAAGGCTTTTGTAGAATCCGATACGGCTCAACATTCACCAACGGTTGTGCCTGCGAAAATCGTCATTCAGGATATGAATTTTTACTATGGAACCGTTCAGGCTCTCAAATGTGTGAATATGACCATTCCCGCCAATAAGGTGACGGCATTTATCGGACCTTCAGGTTGTGGAAAATCGACGCTCTTGCGCTGTCTCAACCGACTCAACGATTTGGTCGATGGTGCCAGGGTCGAAGGCACAATTCTCCTGGATGAGGAAAATATTTATCGACCTGAAGTCGATGCGACCGATCTTCGAACACGGGTGGGTATGGTGTTTCAGAAGATTAACCCGTTTCCGAAGACAGTCTGGCAGAATGTGGCCTATGGTCCCCAATTGCAGAAGATCCGCAAACGTGCCATCCTTGACGGAATCGTTGAAACAAGTCTTCAGGGAGCAGGATTGTGGGATGAGGTCAAAGATCGGTTACATGCCAGCGCCTTGGGTTTGTCGGGAGGTCAACAGCAACGACTCTGTATTGCGAGGGCACTTGCGGTGAATCCAGAAGTGTTGTTGATGGATGAACCGTGTTCCGCTCTGGATCCGATCTCCACCGGGAGGATTGAAGAACTTCTTCATACGTTGAAAGAACGGCTTACAGTCGTCATTGTGACACATAACATGCAACAGGCTGCCCGAGTCTCTGATTTGACGGGATTTTTCCTGTTAGGGGAATTAATCGAATTCGATGACACCAAGAAAATTTTCACCAATCCAGGCGATTCCCGAACGGAAGATTATGTGACGGGGCGGTTCGGCTGA
- a CDS encoding ABC transporter permease subunit yields the protein MADVSRPGTRRRIRHLFDRVAKYIVGAGGLATIISILGIFVYLVWEVIPLFQPATVSPELTLPVAIPETQVSERTPMMVGIDEYREVPFIFEGKQLKFLSLPHGTPIPEAGGGLSIEGEPTSVVRVGLKGHTLSVGTDRGLVYLVKILYRSDFQGDQRTILPSVKVNDPVRVVPDGRGIILHAHVTRGDELQTVVALTGSGELWVTRIEEPGDFSFSDDVVVTTNRLVLPPKAHLRTLALDSVGKRLVAGTNDGHLLAWEWERQGFDALPQSVPVGAAEDGVTALSYVLGERTLVVGTTSGSVSTWAFSADQSGPFGKILRKVHTFTPHTRSVTSLSVSQRDKGFLTADEQGTVLLHYSTTGETILEIPGRGKAIESLRYAPKADGAVWVEEGGTLQTYAIDNPHPEVTFKSLFFPVTYEGYDRPEMIWQSSSGSDEFEPKLGLIPLMFGTLKGTLYAMVLAIPLAVMGAIYTGMFMHPHLRAVVKPSLELMAALPSVVLGFLAGLWFAPLLERIFPAVVAIVGLLPLVIAVCCLAWQFLPIRIKRFEAYGLDLVVMMVAIVLTVSACLMANQSIEGWLFGGNFKQWLIQNLGLTYDQRNAIVISFAMGFAVIPIIFSIAEDAIANVPRQLVAGSLALGATRWQTLTRLVLISASPGIFSALMIGFGRAIGETMIVLMATGNTPIMDWSMFNGFRTLSANIAVEMPEAPHGGTLYRVLFLSGLILFGFTFTINTIAEIVRQRLRQKYSQF from the coding sequence TTGGCTGACGTTTCCCGTCCTGGCACTCGAAGGCGGATCCGTCACCTGTTTGATCGTGTGGCCAAATATATTGTCGGGGCGGGAGGCCTGGCGACGATTATCAGTATCCTTGGGATTTTTGTGTATCTGGTGTGGGAAGTCATTCCTTTGTTTCAACCCGCTACCGTTTCTCCCGAACTGACTCTGCCTGTAGCAATTCCCGAGACTCAAGTTTCCGAACGGACTCCCATGATGGTGGGAATTGATGAATACCGTGAAGTTCCGTTTATTTTTGAAGGAAAACAGCTCAAATTTCTTTCTTTACCCCATGGCACGCCAATACCGGAGGCGGGAGGGGGATTGTCGATCGAGGGTGAGCCGACGTCTGTGGTGCGTGTCGGGTTAAAAGGCCATACCCTTAGCGTCGGGACCGATCGGGGACTCGTCTATCTGGTCAAAATACTGTATCGCTCGGATTTCCAAGGGGACCAACGGACCATTCTCCCGAGTGTGAAGGTTAACGATCCTGTGCGGGTGGTTCCTGACGGAAGGGGAATAATCCTCCATGCGCATGTCACTCGAGGAGATGAATTGCAAACCGTCGTGGCTCTCACCGGAAGCGGGGAGCTTTGGGTGACCAGGATTGAAGAACCAGGGGATTTTTCCTTTTCGGATGACGTCGTTGTCACAACCAATCGGTTGGTCCTTCCCCCGAAGGCGCATCTGAGGACTTTGGCCCTGGATAGTGTGGGAAAACGATTGGTGGCCGGGACGAACGATGGACATCTCCTCGCATGGGAATGGGAACGGCAGGGATTTGATGCGCTGCCTCAATCCGTGCCTGTAGGTGCTGCCGAGGATGGGGTGACTGCTCTCTCATATGTATTAGGTGAAAGAACGTTGGTGGTTGGCACCACCTCTGGAAGCGTGAGTACATGGGCGTTCTCAGCCGATCAGTCCGGGCCGTTCGGAAAAATCTTGAGAAAAGTTCATACCTTCACTCCTCATACCCGGTCGGTGACAAGTCTCTCCGTGTCCCAACGTGATAAAGGATTTCTCACTGCCGATGAGCAGGGAACCGTGTTGCTGCATTATTCCACGACTGGCGAAACGATTTTAGAAATCCCTGGTAGGGGCAAAGCCATCGAATCTCTGCGCTATGCTCCCAAGGCCGATGGCGCGGTGTGGGTGGAGGAAGGTGGCACGCTTCAGACCTATGCTATTGATAATCCCCATCCGGAGGTGACGTTCAAATCCTTATTTTTTCCGGTGACCTATGAAGGGTATGATCGTCCGGAGATGATTTGGCAATCCTCCAGTGGGTCGGATGAGTTTGAGCCGAAATTAGGACTCATCCCACTCATGTTTGGGACGTTGAAGGGGACGTTATATGCCATGGTGTTGGCCATACCTCTTGCGGTTATGGGAGCCATTTATACGGGGATGTTCATGCACCCTCATCTTCGAGCTGTGGTGAAGCCGTCACTGGAATTAATGGCGGCTCTACCGTCCGTGGTACTGGGCTTTCTCGCGGGCCTCTGGTTTGCTCCTCTCTTAGAAAGGATTTTCCCTGCGGTTGTGGCCATTGTGGGATTGCTGCCTCTGGTGATTGCCGTCTGTTGTCTGGCGTGGCAATTTCTTCCTATTCGGATAAAGCGTTTTGAGGCGTATGGCCTTGACCTGGTGGTCATGATGGTTGCCATCGTTCTTACGGTGAGTGCCTGTTTGATGGCCAATCAGTCGATTGAGGGCTGGTTGTTTGGAGGAAACTTCAAACAATGGTTAATACAAAATTTGGGGTTAACGTATGATCAGCGTAATGCCATTGTCATTAGTTTTGCCATGGGCTTTGCGGTGATTCCGATAATTTTCAGCATAGCTGAAGATGCCATTGCCAATGTGCCGAGGCAACTTGTCGCCGGATCTCTGGCCTTGGGTGCGACGCGTTGGCAGACCTTGACCCGGTTAGTCCTTATTTCGGCCAGTCCGGGAATCTTCTCGGCATTGATGATCGGATTTGGGCGTGCGATAGGCGAAACAATGATTGTACTGATGGCCACCGGAAATACCCCGATTATGGATTGGAGTATGTTCAATGGATTTCGTACGCTATCGGCCAACATTGCAGTGGAAATGCCTGAAGCTCCTCATGGCGGGACCCTGTATCGTGTGTTGTTCCTGTCCGGTCTGATTTTGTTTGGCTTCACCTTTACGATTAATACAATTGCCGAAATCGTCCGGCAACGGCTCCGCCAAAAATATTCTCAGTTTTAA
- the pstA gene encoding phosphate ABC transporter permease PstA: protein MKFFQRFFSSGTLFIWLAGGALACSLLLIGGLLALIFINGMGYFWPKDLVQLTLKDNTRVLGEIVDSQRIPETVTADFPDGQSRIQLKVGNRDVYGLDFRWVDEADIAQRNRPQDVIAFERREWGNFYGWVTAVWDGETRLAQGQDIGWDVWYPFLKQAEVLHQEIHHIEHDVIGAINADMERARLNLKVLESKGEISQDSADILQREIQQREAAYQEQIERLVGLYERLNRYRVTLLDVTGEEKTFPVGGIVKAWRPNAMTVSDKILMYVENFWNVLSEEPREANTEGGIFPAIFGTVMMVLVMSVVVVPFGVLAAVYLKEYAKQGPLTRMIRIAVNNLAGVPSIVFGVFGLGFFVYAVGGTIDQLFFSASLPNPTFGTGGMLWASLTLALMTVPVVIVATEEGLSAVPREYREGSLGLGATKFESLMRVVLPCAMPGILTGLILAVSRATGEVAPLMLTGVVKLAPALPVDSQFPFLHLDRKFMHLGFHIYDVGFQSPNVEAAKPMVYVTTLVLVLVVLLLNMTAIALRTRMRKRYAGASV, encoded by the coding sequence ATGAAATTTTTTCAACGGTTTTTTTCATCCGGCACATTATTTATCTGGTTGGCAGGTGGTGCCTTAGCCTGTTCTCTGCTCCTGATCGGCGGCCTCCTGGCGCTTATTTTCATTAATGGTATGGGGTATTTTTGGCCGAAGGATCTTGTGCAGCTGACGCTCAAGGATAACACCCGGGTGCTTGGGGAAATCGTGGATTCCCAACGCATTCCGGAAACGGTCACTGCGGATTTTCCCGATGGGCAGTCCCGCATCCAACTGAAAGTGGGCAACCGGGATGTGTACGGACTGGATTTCCGGTGGGTTGATGAAGCCGACATTGCCCAGCGGAACCGGCCTCAGGATGTCATCGCATTTGAACGACGGGAGTGGGGGAATTTTTATGGCTGGGTCACGGCGGTGTGGGATGGGGAGACGCGTCTGGCTCAGGGCCAGGATATCGGGTGGGACGTCTGGTATCCCTTCCTGAAGCAGGCCGAAGTGCTTCACCAGGAAATTCATCATATTGAACACGATGTGATTGGCGCCATAAACGCTGACATGGAGCGGGCCCGCCTGAATCTGAAGGTTTTGGAATCAAAAGGGGAAATTTCTCAGGATTCAGCCGACATTCTTCAACGGGAGATTCAACAACGGGAAGCGGCATATCAGGAGCAGATTGAACGATTGGTAGGATTGTATGAGCGATTGAACCGGTATCGTGTCACCCTCCTTGATGTCACAGGCGAAGAAAAAACATTTCCGGTTGGCGGCATTGTAAAGGCGTGGCGTCCGAACGCCATGACTGTGTCGGACAAAATTCTGATGTATGTGGAAAACTTCTGGAACGTGTTATCCGAAGAGCCACGGGAAGCCAATACCGAAGGTGGGATCTTCCCTGCGATTTTTGGTACGGTCATGATGGTCTTGGTGATGAGTGTGGTGGTGGTGCCGTTCGGCGTCCTGGCGGCCGTGTATTTAAAGGAATATGCCAAACAAGGCCCATTGACCCGAATGATTCGGATTGCGGTGAATAATCTTGCGGGGGTTCCGTCAATTGTCTTTGGAGTATTCGGTCTGGGGTTCTTTGTGTATGCGGTGGGAGGAACCATTGATCAATTATTTTTTTCGGCCTCCTTGCCGAACCCGACGTTTGGAACCGGGGGAATGTTATGGGCTTCACTTACCTTAGCCCTCATGACTGTTCCAGTTGTGATTGTTGCGACGGAAGAGGGATTATCGGCAGTTCCCAGGGAGTACCGGGAAGGGTCGTTGGGGTTGGGGGCGACAAAATTTGAATCCCTCATGCGGGTTGTCCTGCCGTGTGCCATGCCGGGGATTTTAACCGGGTTGATTCTCGCGGTGTCCCGGGCTACGGGGGAAGTGGCGCCACTCATGTTAACCGGCGTCGTCAAACTTGCTCCGGCCCTGCCGGTTGATAGCCAGTTTCCTTTTCTGCATCTTGATCGGAAATTTATGCATTTGGGCTTTCATATCTATGATGTGGGATTTCAATCCCCTAACGTGGAGGCGGCAAAGCCTATGGTCTACGTCACGACCCTGGTCCTGGTTCTGGTCGTGCTTCTTTTGAACATGACCGCAATTGCGCTTCGCACTCGGATGCGGAAGCGCTATGCTGGTGCTTCGGTCTAA